A window from Pangasianodon hypophthalmus isolate fPanHyp1 chromosome 4, fPanHyp1.pri, whole genome shotgun sequence encodes these proteins:
- the LOC113547274 gene encoding zinc finger protein RFP-like, with amino-acid sequence MNLMSTLQCKAAEITFQCEATLVFISGTKTTAAMASYSSPARRLPNEPKMVLCDYCTEEQLKALKSCLNCGASFCHTHLMPHKTTAKLKNHKLIDPVETLEDYLCKKHERPLELFCRDDQMCVCDFCTKGDHKTHNTVPIEEEIRVKKSQLGETQADIQKMIQTRQKKIQELKSSVELSKKNTEKEKADVVEIFSALMRCIERSQAELLKVMEEKQKTAERQAEEFIKHLQCEITELKRRNTELEQLSHTEDHLHLLQIYPSLRSPLPTCNWADVRTDSYLNVDTLRRALSQLQKSLNEEMEKVPEIKLKRIRQHAVDVTLDPDTANPALILSDDGKQVRHGDLRQKLPDNEKRFDHCPCILGKEGFSSGRFYYEVQIRGKTKWDIGVARECVSRKGEIKYSTENGYWVLCLRNNTEYKACDSPPVTLSLKQTPQKVGVFVDYEEGLISFYNVDAKSLIYAFTGQTFNGKIYPFFSPSLNNGGKNSAPLIITPVQTEIIFP; translated from the exons ATGAACCTAATGAGTACATTACAGTGCAAAGCTGCTGAAATCACTTTTCAGTGTGAAGCCACGCTGGTCTTTATTTCAGGAACTAAAACCACTGCAG CCATGGCTTCCTACAGCAGCCCTGCACGTCGGCTTCCCAATGAGCCTAAAATGGTTCTGTGTGATTACTGCACTGAGGAACAGCTGAAGGCTCTAAAGTCTTGTCTGAACTGTGGAGCTTCTTTCTGTCACACTCATCTGATGCCTCATAAAACTACAGCAAAACTCAAAAATCACAAACTGATTGACCCTGTGGAGACCCTAGAGGATTACTTATGCAAGAAACATGAGAGACCCCTCGAGCTGTTCTGTAGAGATgaccagatgtgtgtgtgtgatttctgtaCTAAGGGAGACCACAAAACTCACAACACTGTTCCTATAGAGGAGGAAATTAGAGTGAAGAAG AGCCAGCTTGGTGAGACACAGGCAGACATTCAGAAGATGATCCAAACTCGACAGAAGAAGATTCAAGAACTCAAATCCTCTGTAGAACTCAGTAAA aaaaacacagagaaggagaaagcaGACGTTGTGGAGATCTTCAGTGCCCTGATGCGCTGCATTGAGAGAAGCCAGGCTGAGCTACTTAAGGTGATGGAGGAGAAGCAGAAAACAGCAGAGAGGCAGGCTGAAGAGTTCATTAAACATCTGCAGTGTGAAATCACTGAGCTGAAGAGGAGAAACACAGAGCTGGAGCAGCTCTCACATACTGAGGATCATCTCCACCTCCTACAG ATTTACCCGTCACTGCGCAGCCCTCTACCCACCTGTAACTGGGCTGATGTCAGAACTGACTCTTATCTCAATGTGGATACTCTGAGGAGAGCTCTGTCTCAGCTTCAGAAATCTCTCAATGAGGAAATGGAAAAGGTTCCTGAGATTA AACTGAAGAGAATTCGGCAACATGCAG tgGATGTGACTTTGGATCCCGATACAGCAAATCCTGCGCTGATCCTGTCTGATGATGGGAAACAAGTGAGACATGGAGATTTGAGACAAAAGCTTCCTGATAATGAGAAGCGATTCGATCATTGTCCTTGCATACTGGGAAAGGAAGGATTTTCTTCAGGGAGGTTTTACTATGAGGTGCAGATCCGAGGGAAGACTAAGTGGGATATAGGAGTGGCCAGAGAGTGTGTTAGTAGGAAAGGGGAGATTAAATACAGCACTGAAAATGGATACTGGGTGTTATGTCTGAGGAATAATACTGAATATAAGGCTTGTGACTCTCCTCCTGTTACCCTCTCCTTGAAACAGACTCCTCAGAAGGTGGGGGTGTTTGTGGATTATGAGGAGGGTCTGATCTCCTTCTATAATGTTGACGCCAAGTCTCTTATCTACGCTTTCACTGGTCAGACTTTTAATGGAAAAATTTATCCATTCTTCAGCCCTTCTCTTAATAATGGAGGTAAAAACTCAGCaccactgatcatcacacctgttcaaactgaaataatttttccaTAG